AATGCGTGCCATTCGCTGTCCAGCGATAATGCCCTCGCCAGCAGCGACCGTCACCTTTCCCAGAGCCTTCCCGACCATCTCGCCAGCCGCCGTCGTAAAAGCATCGCCCAAGACATCTGTGGCAGCAACCACGCCAACTTCGCGCATCAGACGGCGCATCAGGGCAATGGTTGTCAGCTTTCCTGGCCGATGTCCGTAGACGGATGCAATTCCGCGGATCAGAGACGCTGATCGAGCGAGAAAGACTGCAGAATCTGTGAGTGTGGTCGGACTCATGGCTACCAGCATGGCTGTATCGGCAGCGGCCCGCTTCACAAGCAGGGATGCCTGCTGATCCAGCGGCTCAAGCACCTGTCGATTGAACTGAGTGATCAGGCCAACTGCATCGCCACTCTTTGAGGCCTCATGCCACTTTGCTGGATCGTTAGACGTCGCCAGCGCATCTGTGACGTCCTTCAACAATTTCAGCGTCTCACGTGGATCCTTGATCCTTGTGGCCCGAACACGAAGTTCATCAACATTTTGCAGGCGCCCCAGAGCAACCATCTCACGCCCGATCCAGACCAAGGCGCCCAACACGGTAGCGCCGACGAAGAGCCCGCCGGCTGCAGCTAACGCCCAATGCCGGTCAGCGAGATCGAGCAGCCATTCGCCAACCGAAAGGCCAGCCAATCCGACCAAGCCGAGGGCAAAAAGGCCTAGAGCGATCCCCACCTTACGCTGAGAGGGCGAGAGGACCTCCGTAACCGGGAGTGGTGTGGTTTCAATAACAATCCGCGACATCTCCTCCGCTTCTACGGTGAAAGCGTCGCGAGGCTGCAAGGAAGGGGCAAGTGGCTCGCATTCGGTAGGAATGGCGAACGGATCCGTCATTTCAGGATGTCCTTAAGGATGAAATCGATTGCCCGGTCCAGATTAATGTTGGGGATGCCGCCGAAGGCTCCTGCATCAAGTCTAGGTGGACTAAAAATTGGATAACGGATGGCAGTGCGCGACCAATAATCGGGACGCGGACGATCGCTGGGAATGACGCCAGGATAGATTTTCAGGCCCTTGTCGCTGTCGATGGGTTTTCCAACCACGACATCAACCTCACCAACATCCACCAACACCTTGTCATCCTTGGTGCACAATACGGATGCCAAGGCCATCGATTGCACGCGAGAACCGTCAGTGAGATCGCGTGAGATGCGGTCACCGATAATATTCTCAAGCAATCGTTCAAGAGCATGGCGCTGACTTTGCGGCACATGATCCGCTTTCGTGACAGCGAAGAGCACCCGATCGAACTTGCGGTGCTGCATGCGAAGCAACTTCCACCACCGAGATCTTCCCAACCCCAGCGCATCAAGGGCCGTACCAATGGCCTCGCAGGCATCGTCAAAAACAACCTGGCCACCGTTGAGGGCGGTCAGCAAATCGACGAGAACGACCTGCTGATTGCATCGGTCGAAGGTTTCACGAAGGAAGCCGGTAACAATCTTGTCGCAGTAAGCCTTGTAGCGCTGCGCGAGGGTGGCCCATAACGTGTCCTTACCGGATTTGTCAGCCTCAGGCGGGGGCTCCATTGGAAAGAACCACAGGAGAGGCTTGTCGCCTCCGCCGTCGGGCATGATGAACCGCCCCGGCTGCAGAAATGACAAGCCGAGCTCATCGCGCATCTTGAACAATGCGTCCTTGTAAAGCTCATGGCCTCGCCGGGAGATCAGGTCAATGTCGGCTCGACTGTTGCCGTTGGCGGTTGACAGGAAGCCCAGGAAAT
This is a stretch of genomic DNA from Magnetospirillum gryphiswaldense MSR-1 v2. It encodes these proteins:
- a CDS encoding YcjX family protein; its protein translation is MNKNYGKNAITSIVDSVEHAMGRRADIAVTGLRRAGKTVFVASLIRNLLARSRNPDVLPGFRPEIIGVKEEPAGIADLPPFQTEKYFRDLQADPPRWPKSTDSISRTELKIRYKRARSITNPLGKDGILTLGIIDYPGEWLNDVQLLHLSFEEWSRQTLSRLRTGAISIVATDFLGFLSTANGNSRADIDLISRRGHELYKDALFKMRDELGLSFLQPGRFIMPDGGGDKPLLWFFPMEPPPEADKSGKDTLWATLAQRYKAYCDKIVTGFLRETFDRCNQQVVLVDLLTALNGGQVVFDDACEAIGTALDALGLGRSRWWKLLRMQHRKFDRVLFAVTKADHVPQSQRHALERLLENIIGDRISRDLTDGSRVQSMALASVLCTKDDKVLVDVGEVDVVVGKPIDSDKGLKIYPGVIPSDRPRPDYWSRTAIRYPIFSPPRLDAGAFGGIPNINLDRAIDFILKDILK
- a CDS encoding TIGR01620 family protein gives rise to the protein MTDPFAIPTECEPLAPSLQPRDAFTVEAEEMSRIVIETTPLPVTEVLSPSQRKVGIALGLFALGLVGLAGLSVGEWLLDLADRHWALAAAGGLFVGATVLGALVWIGREMVALGRLQNVDELRVRATRIKDPRETLKLLKDVTDALATSNDPAKWHEASKSGDAVGLITQFNRQVLEPLDQQASLLVKRAAADTAMLVAMSPTTLTDSAVFLARSASLIRGIASVYGHRPGKLTTIALMRRLMREVGVVAATDVLGDAFTTAAGEMVGKALGKVTVAAGEGIIAGQRMARIGFLAMSVCRPLPFPEGQRPKLSDLLRS